One Brassica oleracea var. oleracea cultivar TO1000 chromosome C7, BOL, whole genome shotgun sequence genomic window carries:
- the LOC106302013 gene encoding profilin-1-like: MSWQSYVDDHLMCDVEGNHLTAAAILGQDGSVWAQSANFPQLKPEEIKGITTDFEEPGFLAPTGLFLGGAKYMVIQGEPGAVIRGKKGPGGVTIKKTTQALVIGIYEEPMTGGQCNLVVERLGDYLIESDL, from the exons ATGTCGTGGCAATCGTACGTTGATGACCACCTTATGTGCGATGTCGAAGGCAACCACCTCACCGCCGCCGCTATTCTCGGTCAAGACGGCAGTGTGTGGGCTCAGAGCGCCAATTTCCCTCAG TTGAAGCCTGAAGAAATCAAAGGAATCACCACGGACTTCGAGGAGCCTGGGTTTCTTGCCCCAACCGGTCTATTTCTCGGTGGAGCCAAGTACATGGTTATTCAAGGTGAACCAGGAGCTGTCATCCGTGGCAAGAAG GGACCTGGAGGCGTTACTATCAAGAAGACGACTCAAGCCTTGGTCATTGGCATCTACGAGGAGCCCATGACTGGAGGGCAATGCAACTTGGTTGTGGAAAGGCTCGGGGATTACCTCATCGAGTCTGACCTCTAA